A genomic stretch from Psychrilyobacter piezotolerans includes:
- a CDS encoding NAD-dependent protein deacylase, translating into MYEKLKKIIDESDNIVFFGGAGVSTESGIPDFRSATGLYSHTPEYLVSRTYFDKNKEGFFEFYKKHLVYPGVKPNDAHKVLAHLEKNGKLKAVITQNIDGLHQMAGSENVLELHGSIHRNHCMDCGTFYTLDEIMARKGVPHCTKCNGVIKPDVTLYEEIPDMDSYDRAMHYISAADVLIIGGTSLVVQPAASLVDLYRGDKLILINKDSTRYDTRADLVISDKIGKVLKAIK; encoded by the coding sequence ATGTATGAAAAACTGAAAAAAATAATAGATGAAAGTGATAATATTGTATTCTTTGGAGGAGCCGGTGTTTCTACAGAAAGTGGAATTCCTGATTTTAGGAGTGCAACAGGTTTATATTCCCATACCCCTGAATATCTGGTCAGCAGAACATATTTTGATAAAAATAAAGAGGGTTTTTTTGAATTTTATAAGAAACATCTGGTATATCCAGGTGTTAAACCAAATGATGCCCACAAGGTCTTGGCACATTTAGAAAAAAATGGTAAATTAAAGGCGGTTATTACCCAGAATATAGACGGACTGCATCAGATGGCAGGAAGTGAAAATGTTTTAGAACTTCACGGCAGTATCCACAGAAATCACTGTATGGACTGCGGAACCTTCTATACTTTAGATGAAATTATGGCTAGAAAAGGTGTACCCCATTGTACCAAGTGTAACGGGGTAATAAAACCGGATGTTACCCTGTATGAAGAAATTCCGGACATGGATAGTTATGATAGAGCCATGCACTATATTTCTGCTGCAGATGTTTTAATAATTGGTGGAACCTCACTGGTAGTCCAGCCTGCAGCTTCCCTGGTAGACCTTTACAGGGGAGACAAATTGATTCTGATAAATAAAGATTCCACAAGGTATGACACCAGAGCAGATCTGGTTATCTCGGATAAAATAGGAAAAGTTTTAAAGGCCATCAAATAA
- a CDS encoding tetratricopeptide repeat protein, translated as MENKVFKIAKTHKITLKELGCKGISATYLTKIKKGHNSFKEKHIPLLVDSFNRIFQERNIDKIIIMEELYITPQQELDQLIVESLINKSIYFQEKQEEIELFGREKEVHSCKYRYIIAKHNQRMGKKEKALNIYYDLLNNFSCSVFFYSILIEVIRLEKTELPYKIYLKYQKKIDRAPYKTKALLAYNTGVSLLETKKWSKAISCFEVVIDMQEITKHYYNSYQNLGVCYQNLREYEKAVEYFKKSVSDPLNYNDLEICYTNIISCAKEMKNEMLVKITVNKLENILKELKNETLYQTYWNLGLSYLYLGETNKAVNAFEKEISFPINFNDLHFNSIKYLDSIKQLVLLYGHQPLKQQELIKIICEIPKKMMCYDFFLYILKFYINNSLEYEANLLIRKIQL; from the coding sequence ATGGAAAATAAAGTTTTTAAAATAGCTAAAACACATAAAATAACGTTAAAAGAACTGGGGTGTAAAGGAATTAGTGCCACTTATCTCACTAAAATAAAAAAAGGACATAATTCTTTTAAAGAAAAACATATACCTTTGTTGGTTGATTCTTTCAATAGAATTTTTCAAGAAAGAAATATAGATAAGATTATTATTATGGAAGAATTGTATATTACTCCCCAGCAGGAACTGGATCAATTAATTGTTGAAAGTCTTATAAATAAAAGTATCTATTTCCAAGAAAAGCAGGAAGAGATAGAGTTGTTTGGACGGGAAAAAGAAGTTCACAGCTGTAAATACCGGTATATTATAGCCAAACATAATCAAAGGATGGGTAAGAAAGAAAAAGCTTTAAATATCTATTACGATCTATTAAACAACTTTTCCTGCTCTGTTTTTTTCTATTCTATCTTAATTGAGGTAATTCGATTGGAAAAAACAGAACTTCCCTATAAAATATACCTGAAATATCAGAAGAAGATCGATAGAGCTCCGTATAAAACAAAAGCACTCTTAGCCTATAATACTGGTGTGAGTCTCTTAGAAACTAAAAAATGGAGTAAAGCTATCTCATGTTTTGAAGTTGTTATTGATATGCAGGAGATTACAAAGCATTACTATAATTCTTATCAAAATCTAGGTGTTTGTTATCAAAACTTAAGAGAATATGAAAAAGCCGTTGAATATTTTAAAAAAAGTGTAAGTGATCCATTAAATTATAATGATTTAGAAATTTGTTATACCAATATTATTTCTTGTGCTAAAGAAATGAAAAATGAAATGCTGGTAAAAATTACTGTTAATAAACTCGAAAATATACTTAAAGAATTAAAAAACGAAACATTGTATCAAACTTATTGGAATCTAGGATTATCTTATCTATATTTAGGAGAGACAAATAAGGCTGTCAATGCATTTGAAAAAGAAATTTCATTTCCTATAAATTTTAATGATCTTCATTTTAACTCAATTAAATATTTAGATTCTATCAAGCAACTTGTTTTACTCTATGGTCATCAGCCATTAAAACAGCAGGAATTAATAAAAATAATCTGTGAAATACCCAAGAAAATGATGTGTTACGATTTTTTTCTGTATATATTAAAATTTTATATAAATAATTCTCTAGAATACGAAGCTAATCTTCTTATTCGGAAAATACAATTATAA
- a CDS encoding sugar ABC transporter permease: protein MSKTKIIDKILDGLTYLGLILITLSVLLPLTWIVLSSMQVGNSLYSSTFLPKSLTLDHYKALFSKTDFPIWYMNTLKIATLNMILGVIITTLTAYTFSRYKFRGRKQAMIGMLVLQMFPSFLAMTAIYILITKMGLMDTHAGLLMVYIAGQIPYNSWLVKGYFDGIPKSLDEAARVDGAGHLTIFIKIIMPITKPIVVFVALTNFIGPWFDFIFPKLLLRSAEKKTLAVGIFEWISSRANDNFTQFAAASILIAVPIAVLFMYLQKHIVAGLSAGATKG from the coding sequence ATGAGTAAGACAAAAATAATAGATAAGATTTTAGACGGATTAACATATCTTGGTTTAATACTGATAACACTCAGTGTACTTCTGCCCCTAACATGGATTGTATTGTCATCCATGCAGGTCGGAAACAGTCTGTACAGCTCCACCTTCTTACCGAAATCATTAACCTTGGATCATTATAAAGCTTTGTTCTCCAAAACAGATTTTCCAATCTGGTATATGAATACATTGAAGATAGCAACACTGAATATGATTTTAGGAGTTATTATCACAACCCTTACAGCCTATACATTTTCCAGGTACAAATTTAGGGGGAGAAAACAAGCAATGATAGGGATGCTGGTATTACAGATGTTTCCATCTTTTTTAGCCATGACAGCCATCTATATTTTAATCACCAAGATGGGTCTTATGGACACCCATGCAGGACTTTTAATGGTATATATTGCCGGACAAATCCCATATAATTCATGGTTAGTAAAAGGGTATTTTGACGGGATACCTAAGAGTTTGGATGAAGCAGCCAGAGTAGACGGGGCAGGTCATCTGACTATATTTATAAAGATAATCATGCCTATTACTAAACCAATAGTTGTATTTGTTGCACTGACAAATTTTATTGGACCATGGTTTGATTTTATCTTTCCCAAACTACTCCTTAGAAGTGCAGAGAAAAAAACTCTTGCCGTTGGAATTTTTGAATGGATTTCAAGCAGAGCAAATGATAATTTTACACAATTTGCAGCGGCTTCCATATTGATTGCCGTACCTATTGCTGTTTTATTTATGTATCTGCAAAAACATATCGTGGCAGGATTATCTGCCGGTGCAACTAAGGGGTAA
- a CDS encoding SoxR reducing system RseC family protein — protein MENKGIVKKIEGKNLYIELFRDSSCAHCSGCGKKDKTIADLYHYELNEDIKINVGDLITFEINNKFILNLALLIYILPVILMVLSYIVAAKLGASEGQGIVVSFTTLVVSFLGFYIFDKKTGSKMIKEEISIKEVTPSDEIKITSCGPKE, from the coding sequence GTGGAAAATAAAGGTATCGTAAAAAAAATTGAAGGAAAAAACCTATATATAGAATTATTTAGAGACAGCTCTTGTGCTCACTGCTCCGGCTGCGGGAAAAAAGATAAAACCATAGCCGACCTGTATCACTATGAACTCAATGAGGATATAAAAATAAATGTAGGAGATCTCATAACCTTTGAGATCAATAATAAATTCATCTTGAATTTAGCTCTTCTCATCTATATCCTGCCTGTAATTTTAATGGTTCTCAGTTATATCGTAGCTGCTAAATTAGGTGCCAGTGAAGGACAGGGAATAGTAGTCAGTTTCACCACTCTGGTTGTATCATTTTTAGGTTTTTATATCTTTGATAAAAAAACCGGAAGTAAAATGATAAAAGAGGAGATCTCCATCAAGGAAGTTACTCCTTCAGATGAGATAAAGATTACAAGCTGCGGGCCAAAGGAATAA
- a CDS encoding DMT family transporter, with amino-acid sequence MGYIFVILAATFWGSLGIVVTYLKDGGFNSYEISFFRLFFAGILMFIYIFFSDRKKFKISGKKLMFCLLVGVISQGLFNLFYFGSIVRVGITTGVILLYTAPIFTMLFARIFNGIKLSKQNIISIILCFTGCFFIVTNGSIDHFNGDVVGVILGILAAMSYGILPIFNKNLPEEIDPYTLMFYSFVAGVLVIVPQINPQESLKNLFQDKLLILLGLGFAFFPTILSHLFFIKAIKYLDPVRVSIVANFEVIVASCLGFFIYGEELGIIKMTGMIFIIAASTLPSIRKRSMTV; translated from the coding sequence GTGGGATATATATTTGTAATTTTAGCAGCAACATTTTGGGGATCTTTAGGAATAGTGGTAACTTATCTGAAGGATGGAGGATTTAATTCTTATGAGATTTCATTTTTTAGACTTTTTTTTGCAGGTATTCTGATGTTTATATATATTTTTTTTAGTGACAGGAAAAAATTTAAAATAAGCGGGAAAAAACTGATGTTCTGTTTATTAGTAGGAGTAATAAGTCAGGGATTGTTTAATTTATTTTATTTTGGTTCTATAGTGAGGGTAGGGATTACCACAGGGGTTATCTTACTCTATACTGCTCCTATTTTTACCATGTTATTTGCCAGAATATTTAATGGAATTAAACTAAGTAAACAAAATATTATTTCTATAATTTTATGTTTTACAGGATGTTTTTTTATAGTTACCAATGGTTCCATAGATCATTTTAATGGGGATGTTGTAGGAGTTATCCTGGGTATATTGGCTGCTATGTCCTATGGAATTTTACCTATCTTCAATAAAAATCTTCCTGAAGAAATAGATCCATATACCCTTATGTTTTATAGTTTTGTAGCCGGTGTTTTGGTAATAGTGCCTCAAATAAATCCCCAAGAAAGCCTAAAAAACTTATTTCAAGATAAATTGTTGATCCTTTTAGGATTAGGATTTGCTTTTTTTCCAACTATTTTATCACATTTATTTTTTATAAAGGCAATTAAATATTTAGACCCTGTAAGGGTAAGTATAGTAGCTAACTTTGAGGTAATAGTAGCTAGTTGTCTGGGTTTTTTCATATACGGAGAAGAACTTGGGATTATTAAGATGACAGGAATGATTTTTATCATAGCAGCTTCTACACTGCCGAGTATAAGAAAAAGATCAATGACTGTATAA
- a CDS encoding carbohydrate ABC transporter permease, giving the protein MNREKRSMLLSCLFMGLGQLYNKYFLKGIVLFIIELLYLIKIPRIIKGIWGVVTLGETTQKMNGFQIIQGDHSVFLLIEGVVTIIMLFILLGLYIWNIKDAKRIGHEMDNCKSYMSTKQYLIKVYDRSFVSIMLTPATLGVLFFILLPIMVTVLVAFTNYSAPDHIPPRNLVDWVGFKNFIDIFKLKIWSKTFIKIGSWTVIWAALSTLLNYSCGLIMALMMNRKNIKFKGFWRTIFILPYAVPAFISLLVFRLLFSGIGPINNLIVSFGFDKIPFFTDPLLAKVSLILINTWLGAPYFMVLLSGSLTNISSSIYEAAEIDGASKWVQFRKITLPLLLFQTAPVLILTFAYNFNNFGAIYLLTNGSPTNSALRYAGETDILITWIFKLTNDQSQFYMAAVISIILFIFIASFSTYQFMKSKSFTEEDMM; this is encoded by the coding sequence ATGAATAGGGAAAAAAGATCAATGTTGCTGTCTTGTCTTTTTATGGGACTGGGACAGTTATATAATAAATATTTTCTTAAGGGAATAGTTTTATTTATAATTGAATTATTATATCTTATAAAAATACCAAGGATTATAAAAGGAATTTGGGGTGTTGTAACACTGGGGGAAACTACTCAGAAAATGAATGGATTCCAAATTATACAGGGAGATCACTCAGTTTTTTTACTGATTGAGGGTGTTGTAACTATTATAATGTTGTTTATTTTGTTGGGGTTATATATATGGAATATTAAAGATGCCAAAAGAATAGGACATGAGATGGACAATTGTAAATCTTATATGTCAACAAAACAATATTTAATAAAGGTATATGATCGCAGCTTTGTGTCTATAATGTTAACACCGGCTACACTGGGTGTCTTATTTTTCATTTTGTTACCGATAATGGTAACGGTCCTGGTAGCTTTTACAAATTATTCAGCACCAGATCATATCCCTCCTAGAAACTTAGTGGACTGGGTAGGGTTTAAGAACTTTATAGATATTTTTAAATTAAAAATTTGGAGTAAAACATTTATAAAAATCGGAAGTTGGACGGTCATATGGGCCGCCCTGTCAACGCTGTTAAATTATTCGTGTGGGCTTATCATGGCACTTATGATGAACAGAAAAAATATTAAATTCAAGGGGTTTTGGAGAACTATATTTATCCTGCCCTATGCTGTACCGGCATTTATTTCTCTGTTGGTATTCAGGTTATTATTTAGCGGAATTGGACCTATTAATAATTTAATTGTCAGTTTCGGATTTGATAAAATACCTTTTTTTACCGATCCATTACTGGCAAAAGTTAGTTTGATACTCATCAATACGTGGCTCGGGGCACCGTATTTTATGGTGTTACTCTCAGGGTCTCTGACTAACATTTCAAGTTCAATCTATGAAGCCGCAGAGATTGATGGTGCATCTAAGTGGGTTCAATTTCGTAAGATAACACTGCCGTTATTATTATTTCAGACTGCACCTGTATTAATCTTAACTTTTGCATATAATTTTAATAATTTTGGAGCAATATACCTGTTGACAAACGGAAGTCCGACAAATTCAGCTCTCAGATATGCAGGAGAAACAGATATTTTAATAACCTGGATATTTAAATTAACCAATGATCAAAGTCAATTCTATATGGCAGCAGTTATATCGATAATTTTATTTATTTTTATAGCATCATTTTCCACATATCAATTTATGAAAAGCAAGTCATTTACAGAGGAGGATATGATGTAA
- the yfcE gene encoding phosphodiesterase produces MKIFVMSDIHGSIYYLEKALECFKREEADYILILGDILYHGPRNPLPRDYNPKLVAEKLNLYKDKIIATRGNCDSEVDQMLLEFPIMSDFTNLFLGGKRIFATHGHLFTEEKFPIGKGDILISGHTHLPLAEKEDIYIFNPGSIALPKGGNPNSYGILTSSSWDIKDLDGQTLKSILY; encoded by the coding sequence ATGAAAATATTTGTTATGTCAGATATCCATGGTTCAATATACTATCTGGAAAAGGCATTGGAATGTTTTAAAAGGGAGGAGGCAGATTATATTCTCATATTAGGGGATATCCTCTATCACGGTCCGCGTAATCCTCTTCCCAGAGATTATAACCCTAAGTTAGTTGCTGAAAAATTGAACCTGTATAAGGATAAGATCATAGCTACGAGAGGTAACTGTGACAGCGAAGTAGACCAGATGCTTTTAGAGTTTCCTATTATGAGTGATTTCACCAATCTATTTTTAGGGGGTAAGCGTATCTTTGCTACCCACGGTCACTTATTTACAGAGGAAAAATTTCCCATAGGTAAGGGAGACATCCTCATCTCCGGCCACACCCACCTGCCATTAGCAGAAAAAGAAGATATCTATATATTTAACCCGGGATCCATTGCCCTTCCAAAGGGTGGTAATCCTAATTCCTACGGAATTTTAACTTCTTCCTCCTGGGATATTAAAGATCTGGACGGTCAAACCTTAAAATCCATTTTATATTAA
- a CDS encoding sugar ABC transporter substrate-binding protein — protein sequence MKRIILGITIFILSFGMMACGGKEENKETPKEAETAQTTATNEIVPEEGAVLKIWESQGTVGEYIKFAAKKYEEKYGVHVVLEENNISTIKNKVIQDGPAGTAADVFVAPHDQIGNLVQSGLIMENLLSADRVKNDFLAAASIGVTNGGKVYGFPMAIETYALYYNKDLLTEAPKTFEDLIKFGENFTDKSQNKFGIFWDISNFYYAHMFMAMDGGYVFGKNGTDADDIGLDNAGAIKGINEMLLLKPISVENAGDVSYDAMTGLFAEGKVAAIINGPWGLEGAEKSGVNFDVAPIPTFDGKHPASFSGIRTLLVNSYTKYPKAAQLFAEFATSDEMLIERFKMTNQLPPVKALIDAPEIINHKYTKAFLEQAQYAVPMPAIPEMGLIWEPAGAAVTDIWNGKVTTEEGLKNMTKIIKEQMETRK from the coding sequence ATGAAGAGAATTATTTTAGGAATTACAATTTTTATCTTATCATTTGGAATGATGGCATGCGGGGGAAAGGAAGAAAATAAAGAAACACCTAAAGAAGCAGAGACTGCTCAAACGACAGCAACTAATGAAATTGTACCAGAGGAAGGCGCAGTATTAAAGATATGGGAATCACAGGGAACAGTTGGAGAATATATTAAATTTGCAGCAAAAAAATATGAAGAAAAATATGGAGTACATGTTGTTTTAGAAGAAAATAATATATCTACTATTAAAAATAAAGTAATTCAAGACGGACCGGCAGGAACAGCAGCAGACGTTTTTGTTGCACCTCATGACCAGATTGGAAACTTAGTTCAATCAGGGCTTATCATGGAAAATTTATTGAGTGCTGACAGGGTAAAAAATGACTTTTTAGCGGCTGCAAGTATAGGGGTAACAAACGGAGGAAAGGTTTACGGATTCCCCATGGCTATCGAAACTTATGCTCTATACTACAACAAGGATCTCTTAACTGAAGCTCCAAAGACATTTGAAGACTTAATTAAATTTGGAGAAAATTTTACAGATAAATCTCAAAATAAATTTGGAATTTTCTGGGACATTTCTAACTTTTATTATGCTCATATGTTCATGGCTATGGATGGGGGATATGTTTTCGGAAAAAATGGTACAGATGCTGACGATATAGGTTTAGATAATGCAGGAGCTATAAAGGGAATAAATGAGATGTTATTACTAAAACCCATCTCAGTTGAAAATGCAGGAGATGTAAGTTATGACGCTATGACAGGTTTATTTGCAGAAGGAAAAGTAGCTGCTATTATAAACGGGCCATGGGGACTAGAAGGAGCAGAGAAATCAGGAGTTAACTTTGATGTTGCACCAATTCCTACATTTGACGGGAAACACCCGGCTTCTTTTTCCGGGATCAGAACTTTATTGGTAAACTCATATACTAAATATCCAAAGGCAGCTCAATTATTCGCTGAATTTGCAACTTCTGATGAGATGTTAATCGAGAGATTTAAGATGACCAACCAATTGCCGCCAGTTAAGGCATTAATCGATGCACCTGAGATTATTAACCACAAATATACAAAAGCTTTCTTAGAGCAGGCTCAATATGCAGTGCCTATGCCGGCGATTCCTGAGATGGGATTAATATGGGAACCAGCAGGAGCAGCAGTTACAGATATTTGGAATGGAAAGGTAACAACTGAAGAAGGGTTAAAAAATATGACTAAGATCATAAAGGAACAGATGGAAACTAGAAAATAA
- a CDS encoding radical SAM/SPASM domain-containing protein, whose product MKKYKKVYIEITNRCNLKCSFCPQGVRTPKIMTVDEFRHILDEIKPYSDYIYLHVKGEPLSHPEIAGFLDLAEEKNIKVNITTNGTLIGRVGEKIADKKAFRQINFSLHSFDGDMDKIDEDDYLKKILDFTKKSLSLENTYISLRLWNFHGGNKNEIQMEGNRKIIGKIERYFDLEYKIEDKLIPGRGLKIKDRLYLNTDMEFKWPELCDKDENEDGFCYGLRTQIGILVDGTVIPCCLDGEGVVNLGNIFEKPFKEIIEGKRATAIYDGFSNKKAVEELCKKCTFKGKF is encoded by the coding sequence ATGAAAAAATATAAAAAAGTATATATAGAGATAACCAACAGGTGCAATTTAAAGTGTAGTTTTTGCCCCCAGGGGGTCAGGACTCCTAAAATTATGACTGTGGATGAATTCAGGCATATTTTAGATGAGATAAAGCCCTATAGTGATTATATCTATCTCCATGTAAAGGGAGAACCCCTGTCACATCCGGAGATAGCTGGTTTTTTAGACCTTGCAGAAGAAAAGAATATAAAGGTGAATATAACTACCAACGGAACCTTGATAGGCAGGGTAGGAGAAAAGATAGCAGATAAAAAAGCATTCAGACAGATTAATTTTTCCCTCCATTCCTTTGACGGGGATATGGATAAGATCGATGAAGATGACTACCTGAAAAAAATATTGGATTTCACAAAAAAATCACTTTCTCTGGAAAATACCTATATTTCCCTGAGATTATGGAACTTCCACGGGGGTAATAAAAATGAGATTCAGATGGAAGGAAACAGGAAAATTATAGGTAAGATAGAAAGGTATTTTGATTTAGAGTATAAGATCGAGGATAAGCTGATTCCAGGTCGGGGATTAAAGATAAAGGACAGGTTATATCTCAATACAGATATGGAATTTAAATGGCCGGAACTCTGTGACAAAGATGAAAATGAAGATGGATTTTGCTACGGACTCCGGACTCAGATAGGGATCTTAGTAGATGGGACGGTGATTCCCTGCTGTTTAGACGGTGAAGGGGTGGTAAATCTCGGGAATATCTTTGAAAAGCCATTTAAGGAGATAATAGAGGGGAAAAGAGCCACTGCTATCTATGATGGATTCAGCAATAAAAAGGCTGTAGAGGAACTGTGTAAAAAGTGTACCTTTAAAGGAAAGTTTTAA
- a CDS encoding NCS2 family permease translates to MLERMFKLTERETSVKQEVIGGLTTFMTMSYIIFVNPSIMADTGMDKGALITITCLSAAIGSLIAAFWANAPLGLAPGMGLNAFFTYTLVIGKGIPWETALGVVFISGLFFLVMSIGGIRERIAQAIPVELKIASTAGIGLFIAFIGLKSMGLIVANPATFVSLGKFTPTVVLGVIGIMVSALLELRGIKGGMLIGMITTTVLGMIVGVVDLPTHIISMPPSIAPIAFKLDIVGAFKFALIGPIFSFMFVDLFDSLGTLIACAKEMGMEDEDGNILSLGRMIHTDVASTIVGSLLGSSTVTTLSETTAGIAAGARTGLASVVIGILFLLSLLFTPIVGIVPAYATAPALIIVGIYMFKNLKELDLHDFKTALPVFATVIMMPLTYSISTGLSFGFLSFIVVHVGTGEHNKVSPVLWAIGGLSLLSLVV, encoded by the coding sequence ATGTTAGAGAGAATGTTTAAGTTGACCGAAAGGGAAACGAGTGTAAAGCAAGAGGTTATTGGAGGGCTTACTACATTTATGACTATGTCGTATATTATATTTGTAAATCCTTCCATAATGGCAGATACAGGGATGGATAAGGGCGCTCTTATCACTATTACATGTTTAAGTGCTGCAATTGGTAGTTTGATAGCAGCTTTTTGGGCAAATGCACCACTGGGATTAGCACCTGGGATGGGACTTAATGCATTTTTCACCTATACATTGGTTATTGGGAAAGGAATCCCCTGGGAAACGGCATTGGGTGTTGTTTTTATATCGGGATTATTCTTTTTAGTCATGTCAATTGGCGGGATAAGAGAGAGGATAGCACAGGCAATTCCTGTGGAACTGAAGATAGCTTCCACAGCTGGAATCGGACTTTTTATAGCTTTTATAGGTTTAAAAAGTATGGGACTCATCGTAGCGAACCCGGCAACATTTGTGTCGTTGGGGAAATTTACTCCCACAGTTGTTTTGGGAGTGATAGGAATCATGGTGTCGGCTCTCTTGGAGCTTAGAGGAATAAAGGGTGGAATGCTGATTGGTATGATTACCACTACTGTTTTAGGAATGATAGTAGGAGTAGTAGACCTTCCTACACATATAATTTCTATGCCGCCGTCAATAGCACCTATTGCATTTAAATTAGATATAGTTGGAGCCTTTAAATTTGCACTGATCGGGCCGATATTTTCATTTATGTTTGTAGATCTGTTTGATTCATTGGGAACTCTTATCGCCTGTGCCAAGGAGATGGGAATGGAAGACGAAGATGGAAATATCCTATCACTGGGAAGGATGATCCATACAGATGTAGCTTCTACAATAGTAGGATCGTTGTTAGGGTCTAGTACAGTTACCACACTGTCGGAAACCACAGCAGGGATAGCAGCAGGAGCCAGAACAGGATTAGCATCGGTGGTAATAGGGATATTGTTTTTACTCTCATTATTATTTACACCAATTGTAGGGATTGTGCCGGCTTATGCCACAGCACCGGCTCTGATTATTGTTGGGATCTACATGTTTAAAAATCTAAAGGAGCTGGATCTCCATGATTTTAAAACAGCATTGCCGGTCTTTGCTACGGTTATAATGATGCCCCTTACATACAGTATCAGTACCGGCCTTAGTTTTGGATTTTTATCATTTATCGTAGTCCATGTGGGAACAGGGGAACACAATAAAGTTTCTCCGGTTTTATGGGCAATAGGCGGACTTTCACTTTTAAGTTTAGTAGTATAG
- the galE gene encoding UDP-glucose 4-epimerase GalE — protein MKILVTGGAGYIGSHTVIELLKENYEVVIADNFSNSNPKVLDRIKEISGKEFKFYEIDLLDKDNLDKVFVENKIDAVIHFAGYKAVGESVAKPIEYYHNNLTSTFVLCEVMKNHGVKKIVFSSSATVYGLNNTSPLLETMPLSTTNPYGSTKLMIEQILNDLYISDDQWGIALLRYFNPIGAHESGRIGENPNGIPNNLMPYITQVAVGKREKLSIFGSDYDTHDGTGVRDYIHVTDLAVGHIRALERFQDNTGVEAYNLGTGNGISVLDLVNAFMKVNDVKIPYELVGRRAGDVATCYANSEKALKELNWKTEKTLEDMCRDSWKWQSNNPEGY, from the coding sequence ATGAAAATATTAGTAACTGGAGGAGCCGGGTATATCGGATCCCACACAGTGATAGAATTATTGAAGGAAAACTATGAGGTAGTTATTGCAGATAATTTTTCCAACAGTAATCCAAAGGTCTTGGATCGAATAAAAGAGATTTCAGGTAAGGAATTTAAGTTTTACGAAATAGACCTGTTAGATAAAGATAATTTAGACAAAGTTTTTGTAGAGAACAAGATAGATGCTGTAATTCATTTTGCAGGATATAAAGCTGTAGGAGAATCTGTAGCCAAACCCATTGAATATTACCACAATAATTTAACCAGTACATTTGTTTTATGTGAAGTAATGAAAAATCACGGTGTTAAGAAGATAGTCTTCAGTTCTTCTGCAACTGTATACGGATTAAATAATACCTCTCCATTATTGGAGACTATGCCCCTCAGCACTACAAACCCCTATGGGAGTACAAAACTTATGATAGAGCAGATCCTAAACGACCTGTATATCTCTGATGATCAGTGGGGAATTGCCCTTCTGAGATACTTCAACCCCATCGGAGCTCATGAAAGCGGAAGGATCGGGGAAAATCCAAATGGTATCCCGAACAACCTAATGCCATATATCACCCAGGTAGCTGTGGGGAAAAGGGAAAAACTAAGTATCTTTGGATCTGACTACGATACCCATGACGGGACCGGGGTCCGGGACTATATCCATGTAACTGACTTGGCTGTCGGACATATCAGAGCACTGGAAAGATTCCAGGATAATACTGGTGTAGAAGCATACAACTTAGGAACTGGAAACGGAATCAGTGTTCTGGATCTGGTAAATGCATTTATGAAAGTAAATGATGTAAAGATCCCCTATGAATTAGTAGGCAGACGAGCCGGGGATGTAGCTACCTGTTATGCCAACTCTGAAAAAGCTTTAAAGGAATTAAACTGGAAAACTGAAAAAACTTTAGAAGATATGTGCAGGGATTCTTGGAAATGGCAGTCCAATAACCCGGAGGGATATTAA